The Virgibacillus sp. MSP4-1 genome has a segment encoding these proteins:
- the spoVG gene encoding septation regulator SpoVG — protein MEVTDVRLRRVNTDGRMRAIASITLDQEFVVHDIRVIDGNNGLFVAMPSKRTPDGEFRDIAHPINSNTRGKIQDAVLAEYDRAGEEVEYEEAGAS, from the coding sequence ATGGAAGTAACTGACGTAAGATTACGCCGCGTCAACACAGATGGAAGAATGCGGGCGATTGCATCAATTACCTTGGATCAAGAGTTCGTTGTGCACGATATTCGTGTCATTGACGGGAATAATGGCTTGTTTGTAGCGATGCCAAGTAAGCGTACTCCTGATGGTGAATTTCGGGACATAGCACATCCTATTAATTCTAATACTCGTGGCAAAATTCAGGACGCTGTTTTGGCAGAATATGATCGAGCAGGAGAAGAAGTTGAATATGAAGAAGCTGGTGCCTCGTAA
- the purR gene encoding pur operon repressor, whose translation MKRSERLVAMTNYLLNHPRRLVSLPFFSEQYDAAKSSISEDLDIVDQMFQAQGIGKLETVAGAAGGVKYIPLYSTENSGQFINELCNRLEDPARILPGGYLFMSDLLGDPELMRNLGKIFATAFADKDIDYIVTVATKGIPLAYATANVLNVPVIIVRRDPKVTEGSTVSINYVSGSSRKIQTMVLSKRSLPEGSNVCIIDDFMKAGGTITGMQSLLREFNAHVQGIGVLAEAEDEEEERVVNDYISLIKIQDVDIKGNKIEAVKGNYFDL comes from the coding sequence ATGAAAAGAAGTGAAAGACTCGTTGCAATGACCAATTATTTATTAAATCATCCGAGAAGACTTGTGTCATTGCCGTTTTTTTCGGAGCAATATGATGCAGCAAAGTCTTCCATTAGTGAGGATTTGGATATTGTCGATCAAATGTTTCAGGCCCAGGGAATTGGTAAACTTGAAACGGTTGCCGGTGCTGCCGGGGGAGTAAAATATATTCCTTTATATTCAACTGAAAATAGTGGACAGTTTATCAATGAACTGTGTAATCGTCTGGAGGACCCGGCCCGTATTCTTCCAGGTGGTTATTTATTTATGAGTGATTTGCTTGGGGATCCTGAACTGATGCGCAACCTGGGGAAGATATTTGCCACTGCCTTTGCAGATAAAGACATCGATTATATTGTCACTGTTGCAACAAAAGGGATTCCGTTAGCCTATGCAACAGCCAATGTCCTGAATGTGCCGGTTATTATTGTCAGACGGGATCCTAAAGTGACGGAGGGATCTACGGTAAGTATCAATTACGTTTCCGGATCATCAAGAAAAATACAAACGATGGTGTTATCCAAGCGGAGCCTGCCGGAAGGATCAAATGTGTGTATTATTGATGATTTTATGAAGGCTGGAGGCACCATTACGGGTATGCAAAGTCTTTTGAGGGAATTTAATGCACATGTACAGGGGATAGGTGTTTTGGCCGAAGCAGAGGATGAGGAAGAAGAACGGGTCGTAAATGACTATATCTCTTTAATAAAAATTCAGGATGTGGACATAAAGGGTAATAAAATTGAGGCCGTTAAAGGAAATTACTTTGACCTTTAA